One region of Micromonospora ureilytica genomic DNA includes:
- a CDS encoding pirin family protein, with the protein MTAPAPAVDIRRADDRFATRISWLDSKHSFSFSRHYDPANTHHGLLLVNNDDVVTPGAGFETHPHQDMEIVTWVLRGSLVHQDSTGHSGVIYPGLAQRMSAGTGILHSEKNDAWRLDNQEPHSDPVHFVQMWVLPDEQGVDPGYEQLEIEDELLRGGLVPIASGMDRYDGASAIRIRNRYATLHAARLAPGDEVTIPDAPYVHLYVPNGTVNLEGSGPLGSGDAARLTLTGGRRVTADEPAEILVWEMHATVA; encoded by the coding sequence GTGACCGCGCCCGCACCCGCAGTCGACATCCGTCGTGCCGATGATCGCTTCGCCACCCGGATCTCCTGGCTGGACTCCAAGCACTCCTTCTCGTTCTCCCGGCACTACGACCCGGCCAACACCCACCACGGCCTGCTGCTGGTCAACAACGACGACGTGGTCACACCGGGGGCCGGCTTCGAGACCCACCCGCACCAGGACATGGAGATCGTGACCTGGGTGCTGCGCGGTTCCCTGGTGCACCAGGACTCCACCGGGCACTCCGGGGTGATCTACCCGGGTCTGGCCCAGCGGATGAGCGCCGGCACCGGCATCCTGCACTCGGAGAAGAACGACGCCTGGCGACTCGACAACCAGGAACCGCACAGCGACCCGGTGCACTTCGTGCAGATGTGGGTGCTCCCCGACGAGCAGGGCGTCGACCCCGGCTACGAGCAGCTGGAGATCGAGGACGAGCTGCTCCGCGGGGGCCTGGTGCCGATCGCCTCCGGGATGGACCGCTACGACGGCGCGTCCGCGATCCGGATCCGCAACCGGTACGCGACCCTGCACGCCGCCCGTCTCGCCCCCGGCGACGAGGTCACCATCCCCGACGCGCCCTACGTGCACCTCTACGTGCCCAACGGCACTGTGAACCTGGAGGGCAGCGGCCCGCTCGGCAGTGGCGACGCCGCCCGACTCACCTTGACAGGTGGCCGGCGGGTCACCGCCGACGAACCCGCCGAGATCCTCGTCTGGGAGATGCACGCCACGGTCGCCTGA
- a CDS encoding thioredoxin reductase has product MRDLRFKMIMALNAADLGDPMCEQVAEICAEIAEQHCAEFGHTPQLRTGEISELATGEPALTWAPSTPDAGQRAW; this is encoded by the coding sequence ATGCGGGATCTCCGATTCAAGATGATCATGGCGTTGAACGCCGCCGACCTGGGCGACCCGATGTGCGAGCAGGTGGCCGAGATCTGTGCCGAGATCGCCGAGCAGCACTGCGCCGAGTTCGGCCACACACCGCAGCTGCGGACCGGTGAGATCTCCGAACTGGCCACCGGGGAACCGGCCCTGACCTGGGCGCCGTCGACCCCGGACGCCGGGCAGCGTGCCTGGTGA